From the genome of Monomorium pharaonis isolate MP-MQ-018 chromosome 2, ASM1337386v2, whole genome shotgun sequence, one region includes:
- the LOC105840191 gene encoding serine/arginine repetitive matrix protein 2 isoform X3 has product MDNKGQNYETLLENSTGFNNPNNIKYLCDLIGLGQDNHSNMVGLRERFPPNEYASELRQAQASKWAFRSVAEGIDHFKAGRHSEAFQCLNKALTVDPRNVEGLVARGALYANSGSFKKAIDDFETALKLNQTHANARKYMAETLVALGRSYEDEKKYEEAQKAYENCLAIAPYHEEARSSIDYIKSKTLTASLNPLDTFKSFEAENDVAENKKDKKKRKKERKSRSKKRQRWSSSSSSSSTGSSTSSSSDSSSSSSSGSSRSASRSPNRKRKHKKDHRSSLSPLSKRMAQYNNPPAATATTHDTIAPASYTANTREKMDDYEIKVRKFLEQTKDDSDYEDKVRKFLEETARWKREREKEKKHSESEKMKKKKKKEKKGKDKEKEDKKSRKKKKKEERKKRKNKDKLERDLEALKKSSLPDLEQLESKLNAYYAKVEKDCAALKRYVAQYNDIPSPLSTAEKFTESSRREEELRRERERERDEASKAYHERESRLPMTAQQRKEIQRKPLTDIFEQESQLIHPEPKLPTLDTAALNAKWKAAQAARKNDVPPQKWQDVQSDKKLQSNVFVDSDEDDDNELEERLQRAALEKSMNIRKQMQRELAEKRAPPPQPTPTPPPLPKEPPIPKQAPVKYPTPQPQNKFQSYKDSTMSMSQTTPTKFGSSNNLGGKFQPIGQNSGTGHPPEPPRPPPTTKTQAKGPRTDSDSEAERGHRQSPKKRESSSRGGMNKRMSRDRPGKRSRSRSRSASSSGSSRSRSPRRSRSRSYSNRRSGSYERKYSRSPTYSRSRSRSRSRSSYTRSRSRSRSNDRGYYRKRQFRPYNNRGTYYKPRFQNFNNPNHRGGNNFQNRNRFYNNQHNNRFGNRRGGFNNRGGRGGRGNRGGRFFHNKQGFRDFRDRRDFRDRRASSRDRYSDRSYSPDPMRKVDEAKEKINKMLEGGDDGEHQQGNSGGSSTVPPNKRQAGPLSEGEERDDDDYERWGEGEGGDAASTKNEPVDDNLDGKEYFIERMKQRSKNVLMQRAIAAKIW; this is encoded by the exons ATGGACAACAAAGGCCAGAATTATGAAACGCTGTTGGAGAATAGTACTGGCTTCAACAATCCAAACAACATAAAATATCTGTGTGACTTAATCGGTCTCGGTCAAGACAATCATTCCAATATGGTTGGATTGAG AGAGAGATTTCCGCCAAATGAATACGCTTCTGAATTGCGACAAGCACAAGCGAGCAAGTGGGCATTCCGAAGTGTTGCCGAGGGTATAGATCATTTCAAGGCTGGTCGTCATTCCGAAGCTTTTCAATGCCTCAACAAGGCGCTCACTGTTGATCCTCGCAATGTTGAGGGTTTGGTTGCACGAGGAGCATT ATATGCAAATAGCGGAAGTTTCAAGAAGGCGATTGACGACTTTGAAACAGCCTTGAAATTAAATCAGACGCATGCAAATGCTCGTAAATATATGGCGGAAACGTTGGTTGCGCTCGGACGCAGTTACGAAgacgaaaaaaaatatgaagaggCTCAAAAAGCATATGAAAATTGTTTGGCGATTGCGCCGTATCATGAAGAAGCGCGAAGTTCCATTGACTACATAAAATCTAAGACTCTCACAGCGTCACTAAATCCCCTGGATACATTTAAAAGTTTCGAAGCTGAGAATGACGTTGCAGAAAAcaagaaagacaaaaagaagcgcaagaaagagagaaaatctAGATCAAAGAAGAGACAAAGATGGAGCTCCAGTTCGAGCTCTTCATCCACCGGATCTTCAACCTCTTCGAGTTCTGATTCGAGCagttcgtcgtcgtcgggaaGCTCACGATCGGCATCCCGGTCACCAAACCGTAAACGCAAACATAAGAAAGATCATCGCAGTTCACTTTCGCCACTTAGCAAGCGGATGGCCCAATATAACAATCCTCCCGCTGCGACTGCTACCACTCACGATACTATCGCACCGGCCTCTTATACTGCAAATACACGCGAGAAAATGGACGACTACGAAATTAAAGTTCGCAAGTTTCTTGAACAAACTAAGGACGATTCTGATTATGAAGATAAG GTAAGAAAATTCCTGGAAGAAACAGCAAGatggaagagagaaagggaaaaggaaaagaaacatTCCGAGAGcgaaaaaatgaagaaaaagaagaagaaagagaagaagggAAAAGATAAGGAAAAGGAGGACAAGAAGAGtcgaaaaaagaagaagaaggaagaaCGGAAAAAGCGTAAAAATAAGGACAAACTCGAACGAGATTTAGAAGCgttaaaaaaatcatcattACCGGACTTGGAACAGTTAGAGTCTAAACTCAATGCTTATTATGCGAAAGTTGAAAAAGACTGTGCGGCACTTAAAAG gtATGTAGCACAGTATAATGACATACCTTCCCCTCTTAGCACCGCGGAGAAGTTCACTGAAAGTTCACGCAGAGAGGAGGAGCTGCgcagagagagggaaagagagagagatgaagcTTCGAAAGCGTATCACGAGCGAGAATCCAGGTTACCGATGACTGCGCAACAAAGAAAAG AAATCCAGAGGAAGCCACTAACAGACATATTTGAACAAGAATCTCAATTGATTCATCCCGAACCGAAACTCCCTACATTAGACACTGCTGCGTTAAATGCAAAGTGGAAGGCTGCGCAAGCTGCTAG AAAAAATGATGTTCCTCCGCAAAAATGGCAAGATGTCCAGTCGGACAAGAAGTTACAGTCTAATGTCTTCGTGGATAGCGACGAGGACGATGACAATGAATTGGAGGAAAGATTGCAACGTGCGGCTCTTGAAAAATCTATGAATATTCGGAAGCAAATGCAACGCGAACTTGCTGAAAAAAGAGCGCCACCGCCGCAACCTACACCGACACCACCGCCGTTGCCGAAAGAACCTCCAATACCAAAGCAAGCACCCGTCAAATATCCGACACCGCAAccacaaaataaatttcaatcatACAAAGATTCCACTATGTCCATGTCACAAACTACACCGACTAAATTCGGCTCTAGCAACAATTTGGGCGGCAAATTCCAACCGATTGGCCAGAACAGCGGAACTGGGCATCCGCCGGAACCACCGCGTCCTCCGCCAACTACAAAGACTCAAGCCAAAGGTCCGAGAACTGATTCCGATAGTGAAGCTGAACGAGGTCATCGACAATCTCCGAAGAAACGCGAATCGAGCAGTAGGGGCGGCATGAATAAGCGTATGAGCAGAGATCGTCCGGGGAAGCGTTCGCGTAGTCGGTCTCGCAGTGCCTCTAGTTCCGGATCATCTAGATCTCGATCGCCGAGACGCAGTCGCTCTCGTTCATATTCGAATCGACGATCTGGAAGTTATGAAAGGAAGTACAGCAGATCTCCTACGTACAGCCGATCGCGATCACGATCTAGATCCAGATCGTCGTACACTAGAAGTCGTAGTCGCAGTAGATCGAACGATCGAGGTTATTATCGCAAGAGACAGTTCCGGCCATACAACAATCGTGGCACGTACTACAAGCCACGCTTTCAAAACTTTAACAATCCAAATCATCGTGGAGGTAACAATTTCCAGAATCGAAATCGCTTCTACAACAATCAGCACAATAATCGTTTTGGCAATCGTCGCGGTGGTTTCAACAATCGCGGTGGTCGTGGCGGTCGCGGTAATCGTGGCGGCAGATTCTTTCATAACAAACAAGGCTTCCGTGATTTTCGTGACAGGCGGGACTTCAGGGACCGTCGTGCCTCGTCGCGCGATCGATACAGTGATCGCAGCTATTCACCCGATCCGATGAGAAAGGTTGACGAAgcgaaggaaaaaataaacaagatgCTCGAAGGAGGTGATGACGGTGAACATCAGCAAGGTAACAGCGGTGGCTCCTCGACCGTGCCACCTAACAAGAGACAAGCTGGACCCTTGAGCGAAGGAGAAGAGAGGGACGATGACGACTATGAGAGgtggggagagggagaggggggcgATGCAGCCAGTACCAAG AATGAACCTGTTGACGATAACCTGGACGGCAAGGAGTACTTCATTGAGCGCATGAAACAGCGAAGCAAGAACGTTTTAATGCAGAGAGCCATTGCAGCTAAGATTTGGTAG
- the LOC105840191 gene encoding tetratricopeptide repeat protein 14 isoform X1 has product MESMDARLVAQALNYHGQQLQKVWEGERNENELVMLNLKDPSFEIYQQRQKTLSFGDRGKRLKLQQFLTKKADELYDKANLEKSTDRTKLELGDEEFYATVPALDTFVTMEKSQRIRNFLESLVVGDVVFAQVMGKSAAGLLLKVLCNCSDCPRVVTELGVKALILNTATVPAVDKKGVTRGYMANDLVCVVVSEINVEAERVVAVMNVPAREGQSPHPSMGLIHSDDLPEAYKKAMDNKGQNYETLLENSTGFNNPNNIKYLCDLIGLGQDNHSNMVGLRERFPPNEYASELRQAQASKWAFRSVAEGIDHFKAGRHSEAFQCLNKALTVDPRNVEGLVARGALYANSGSFKKAIDDFETALKLNQTHANARKYMAETLVALGRSYEDEKKYEEAQKAYENCLAIAPYHEEARSSIDYIKSKTLTASLNPLDTFKSFEAENDVAENKKDKKKRKKERKSRSKKRQRWSSSSSSSSTGSSTSSSSDSSSSSSSGSSRSASRSPNRKRKHKKDHRSSLSPLSKRMAQYNNPPAATATTHDTIAPASYTANTREKMDDYEIKVRKFLEQTKDDSDYEDKVRKFLEETARWKREREKEKKHSESEKMKKKKKKEKKGKDKEKEDKKSRKKKKKEERKKRKNKDKLERDLEALKKSSLPDLEQLESKLNAYYAKVEKDCAALKRYVAQYNDIPSPLSTAEKFTESSRREEELRRERERERDEASKAYHERESRLPMTAQQRKEIQRKPLTDIFEQESQLIHPEPKLPTLDTAALNAKWKAAQAARKNDVPPQKWQDVQSDKKLQSNVFVDSDEDDDNELEERLQRAALEKSMNIRKQMQRELAEKRAPPPQPTPTPPPLPKEPPIPKQAPVKYPTPQPQNKFQSYKDSTMSMSQTTPTKFGSSNNLGGKFQPIGQNSGTGHPPEPPRPPPTTKTQAKGPRTDSDSEAERGHRQSPKKRESSSRGGMNKRMSRDRPGKRSRSRSRSASSSGSSRSRSPRRSRSRSYSNRRSGSYERKYSRSPTYSRSRSRSRSRSSYTRSRSRSRSNDRGYYRKRQFRPYNNRGTYYKPRFQNFNNPNHRGGNNFQNRNRFYNNQHNNRFGNRRGGFNNRGGRGGRGNRGGRFFHNKQGFRDFRDRRDFRDRRASSRDRYSDRSYSPDPMRKVDEAKEKINKMLEGGDDGEHQQGNSGGSSTVPPNKRQAGPLSEGEERDDDDYERWGEGEGGDAASTKNEPVDDNLDGKEYFIERMKQRSKNVLMQRAIAAKIW; this is encoded by the exons ATGGAGTCTATGGATGCGCGACTCGTGGCGCAAGCATTGAACTACCATGGTCAGCAGTTGCAGAAAGTATGGGAAGGAGAGCGCAACGAAAATGAGCTGGTCATGCTCAATCTCAAGGATCCTAGCTTTGAAATCTACCAACAACGACAAAAGACTCTCAG CTTTGGAGATAGAGGCAAACGTCTGAAACTGCAACAGTTTCTTACTAAAAAGGCTGATGAACTGTATGATAAAGCTAACTTAGAGAAATCGACAGACCGTACTAAGCTGGAGCTGGGAGATGaag AGTTTTATGCTACAGTGCCAGCACTTGATACTTTTGTCACTATGGAGAAGTCCCAACGTATCCGCAACTTTTTAGAG agTTTAGTGGTTGGGGATGTAGTTTTCGCACAAGTAATGGGTAAAAGCGCCGCAGGTCTTCTTCTGAAGGTGCTTTGTAACTGCAGTGATTGTCCTAGAGTTGTTACTGAATTAGGAGTTAAG GCACTAATATTAAATACGGCCACTGTGCCGGCGGTGGACAAGAAAGGTGTTACAAGAGGCTACATGGCAAATGATCTCGTCTGCGTCGTAGTCAGTGAAATTAACGTCGAGGCTGAACGAGTTGTTGCAGTTATGAACGTACCTGCCCGGGAAGGGCAATCGCCACACCCATCTATGGGACTTATCCATTCCGATGATCTTCCAGAAGCCTACAA GAAAGCGATGGACAACAAAGGCCAGAATTATGAAACGCTGTTGGAGAATAGTACTGGCTTCAACAATCCAAACAACATAAAATATCTGTGTGACTTAATCGGTCTCGGTCAAGACAATCATTCCAATATGGTTGGATTGAG AGAGAGATTTCCGCCAAATGAATACGCTTCTGAATTGCGACAAGCACAAGCGAGCAAGTGGGCATTCCGAAGTGTTGCCGAGGGTATAGATCATTTCAAGGCTGGTCGTCATTCCGAAGCTTTTCAATGCCTCAACAAGGCGCTCACTGTTGATCCTCGCAATGTTGAGGGTTTGGTTGCACGAGGAGCATT ATATGCAAATAGCGGAAGTTTCAAGAAGGCGATTGACGACTTTGAAACAGCCTTGAAATTAAATCAGACGCATGCAAATGCTCGTAAATATATGGCGGAAACGTTGGTTGCGCTCGGACGCAGTTACGAAgacgaaaaaaaatatgaagaggCTCAAAAAGCATATGAAAATTGTTTGGCGATTGCGCCGTATCATGAAGAAGCGCGAAGTTCCATTGACTACATAAAATCTAAGACTCTCACAGCGTCACTAAATCCCCTGGATACATTTAAAAGTTTCGAAGCTGAGAATGACGTTGCAGAAAAcaagaaagacaaaaagaagcgcaagaaagagagaaaatctAGATCAAAGAAGAGACAAAGATGGAGCTCCAGTTCGAGCTCTTCATCCACCGGATCTTCAACCTCTTCGAGTTCTGATTCGAGCagttcgtcgtcgtcgggaaGCTCACGATCGGCATCCCGGTCACCAAACCGTAAACGCAAACATAAGAAAGATCATCGCAGTTCACTTTCGCCACTTAGCAAGCGGATGGCCCAATATAACAATCCTCCCGCTGCGACTGCTACCACTCACGATACTATCGCACCGGCCTCTTATACTGCAAATACACGCGAGAAAATGGACGACTACGAAATTAAAGTTCGCAAGTTTCTTGAACAAACTAAGGACGATTCTGATTATGAAGATAAG GTAAGAAAATTCCTGGAAGAAACAGCAAGatggaagagagaaagggaaaaggaaaagaaacatTCCGAGAGcgaaaaaatgaagaaaaagaagaagaaagagaagaagggAAAAGATAAGGAAAAGGAGGACAAGAAGAGtcgaaaaaagaagaagaaggaagaaCGGAAAAAGCGTAAAAATAAGGACAAACTCGAACGAGATTTAGAAGCgttaaaaaaatcatcattACCGGACTTGGAACAGTTAGAGTCTAAACTCAATGCTTATTATGCGAAAGTTGAAAAAGACTGTGCGGCACTTAAAAG gtATGTAGCACAGTATAATGACATACCTTCCCCTCTTAGCACCGCGGAGAAGTTCACTGAAAGTTCACGCAGAGAGGAGGAGCTGCgcagagagagggaaagagagagagatgaagcTTCGAAAGCGTATCACGAGCGAGAATCCAGGTTACCGATGACTGCGCAACAAAGAAAAG AAATCCAGAGGAAGCCACTAACAGACATATTTGAACAAGAATCTCAATTGATTCATCCCGAACCGAAACTCCCTACATTAGACACTGCTGCGTTAAATGCAAAGTGGAAGGCTGCGCAAGCTGCTAG AAAAAATGATGTTCCTCCGCAAAAATGGCAAGATGTCCAGTCGGACAAGAAGTTACAGTCTAATGTCTTCGTGGATAGCGACGAGGACGATGACAATGAATTGGAGGAAAGATTGCAACGTGCGGCTCTTGAAAAATCTATGAATATTCGGAAGCAAATGCAACGCGAACTTGCTGAAAAAAGAGCGCCACCGCCGCAACCTACACCGACACCACCGCCGTTGCCGAAAGAACCTCCAATACCAAAGCAAGCACCCGTCAAATATCCGACACCGCAAccacaaaataaatttcaatcatACAAAGATTCCACTATGTCCATGTCACAAACTACACCGACTAAATTCGGCTCTAGCAACAATTTGGGCGGCAAATTCCAACCGATTGGCCAGAACAGCGGAACTGGGCATCCGCCGGAACCACCGCGTCCTCCGCCAACTACAAAGACTCAAGCCAAAGGTCCGAGAACTGATTCCGATAGTGAAGCTGAACGAGGTCATCGACAATCTCCGAAGAAACGCGAATCGAGCAGTAGGGGCGGCATGAATAAGCGTATGAGCAGAGATCGTCCGGGGAAGCGTTCGCGTAGTCGGTCTCGCAGTGCCTCTAGTTCCGGATCATCTAGATCTCGATCGCCGAGACGCAGTCGCTCTCGTTCATATTCGAATCGACGATCTGGAAGTTATGAAAGGAAGTACAGCAGATCTCCTACGTACAGCCGATCGCGATCACGATCTAGATCCAGATCGTCGTACACTAGAAGTCGTAGTCGCAGTAGATCGAACGATCGAGGTTATTATCGCAAGAGACAGTTCCGGCCATACAACAATCGTGGCACGTACTACAAGCCACGCTTTCAAAACTTTAACAATCCAAATCATCGTGGAGGTAACAATTTCCAGAATCGAAATCGCTTCTACAACAATCAGCACAATAATCGTTTTGGCAATCGTCGCGGTGGTTTCAACAATCGCGGTGGTCGTGGCGGTCGCGGTAATCGTGGCGGCAGATTCTTTCATAACAAACAAGGCTTCCGTGATTTTCGTGACAGGCGGGACTTCAGGGACCGTCGTGCCTCGTCGCGCGATCGATACAGTGATCGCAGCTATTCACCCGATCCGATGAGAAAGGTTGACGAAgcgaaggaaaaaataaacaagatgCTCGAAGGAGGTGATGACGGTGAACATCAGCAAGGTAACAGCGGTGGCTCCTCGACCGTGCCACCTAACAAGAGACAAGCTGGACCCTTGAGCGAAGGAGAAGAGAGGGACGATGACGACTATGAGAGgtggggagagggagaggggggcgATGCAGCCAGTACCAAG AATGAACCTGTTGACGATAACCTGGACGGCAAGGAGTACTTCATTGAGCGCATGAAACAGCGAAGCAAGAACGTTTTAATGCAGAGAGCCATTGCAGCTAAGATTTGGTAG
- the LOC105840191 gene encoding tetratricopeptide repeat protein 14 isoform X2 has product MESMDARLVAQALNYHGQQLQKVWEGERNENELVMLNLKDPSFEIYQQRQKTLSFGDRGKRLKLQQFLTKKADELYDKANLEKSTDRTKLELGDEEFYATVPALDTFVTMEKSQRIRNFLESLVVGDVVFAQVMGKSAAGLLLKVLCNCSDCPRVVTELGVKALILNTATVPAVDKKGVTRGYMANDLVCVVVSEINVEAERVVAVMNVPAREGQSPHPSMGLIHSDDLPEAYKKAMDNKGQNYETLLENSTGFNNPNNIKYLCDLIGLGQDNHSNMVGLRERFPPNEYASELRQAQASKWAFRSVAEGIDHFKAGRHSEAFQCLNKALTVDPRNVEGLVARGALYANSGSFKKAIDDFETALKLNQTHANARKYMAETLVALGRSYEDEKKYEEAQKAYENCLAIAPYHEEARSSIDYIKSKTLTASLNPLDTFKSFEAENDVAENKKDKKKRKKERKSRSKKRQRWSSSSSSSSTGSSTSSSSDSSSSSSSGSSRSASRSPNRKRKHKKDHRSSLSPLSKRMAQYNNPPAATATTHDTIAPASYTANTREKMDDYEIKVRKFLEQTKDDSDYEDKVRKFLEETARWKREREKEKKHSESEKMKKKKKKEKKGKDKEKEDKKSRKKKKKEERKKRKNKDKLERDLEALKKSSLPDLEQLESKLNAYYAKVEKDCAALKSTAEKFTESSRREEELRRERERERDEASKAYHERESRLPMTAQQRKEIQRKPLTDIFEQESQLIHPEPKLPTLDTAALNAKWKAAQAARKNDVPPQKWQDVQSDKKLQSNVFVDSDEDDDNELEERLQRAALEKSMNIRKQMQRELAEKRAPPPQPTPTPPPLPKEPPIPKQAPVKYPTPQPQNKFQSYKDSTMSMSQTTPTKFGSSNNLGGKFQPIGQNSGTGHPPEPPRPPPTTKTQAKGPRTDSDSEAERGHRQSPKKRESSSRGGMNKRMSRDRPGKRSRSRSRSASSSGSSRSRSPRRSRSRSYSNRRSGSYERKYSRSPTYSRSRSRSRSRSSYTRSRSRSRSNDRGYYRKRQFRPYNNRGTYYKPRFQNFNNPNHRGGNNFQNRNRFYNNQHNNRFGNRRGGFNNRGGRGGRGNRGGRFFHNKQGFRDFRDRRDFRDRRASSRDRYSDRSYSPDPMRKVDEAKEKINKMLEGGDDGEHQQGNSGGSSTVPPNKRQAGPLSEGEERDDDDYERWGEGEGGDAASTKNEPVDDNLDGKEYFIERMKQRSKNVLMQRAIAAKIW; this is encoded by the exons ATGGAGTCTATGGATGCGCGACTCGTGGCGCAAGCATTGAACTACCATGGTCAGCAGTTGCAGAAAGTATGGGAAGGAGAGCGCAACGAAAATGAGCTGGTCATGCTCAATCTCAAGGATCCTAGCTTTGAAATCTACCAACAACGACAAAAGACTCTCAG CTTTGGAGATAGAGGCAAACGTCTGAAACTGCAACAGTTTCTTACTAAAAAGGCTGATGAACTGTATGATAAAGCTAACTTAGAGAAATCGACAGACCGTACTAAGCTGGAGCTGGGAGATGaag AGTTTTATGCTACAGTGCCAGCACTTGATACTTTTGTCACTATGGAGAAGTCCCAACGTATCCGCAACTTTTTAGAG agTTTAGTGGTTGGGGATGTAGTTTTCGCACAAGTAATGGGTAAAAGCGCCGCAGGTCTTCTTCTGAAGGTGCTTTGTAACTGCAGTGATTGTCCTAGAGTTGTTACTGAATTAGGAGTTAAG GCACTAATATTAAATACGGCCACTGTGCCGGCGGTGGACAAGAAAGGTGTTACAAGAGGCTACATGGCAAATGATCTCGTCTGCGTCGTAGTCAGTGAAATTAACGTCGAGGCTGAACGAGTTGTTGCAGTTATGAACGTACCTGCCCGGGAAGGGCAATCGCCACACCCATCTATGGGACTTATCCATTCCGATGATCTTCCAGAAGCCTACAA GAAAGCGATGGACAACAAAGGCCAGAATTATGAAACGCTGTTGGAGAATAGTACTGGCTTCAACAATCCAAACAACATAAAATATCTGTGTGACTTAATCGGTCTCGGTCAAGACAATCATTCCAATATGGTTGGATTGAG AGAGAGATTTCCGCCAAATGAATACGCTTCTGAATTGCGACAAGCACAAGCGAGCAAGTGGGCATTCCGAAGTGTTGCCGAGGGTATAGATCATTTCAAGGCTGGTCGTCATTCCGAAGCTTTTCAATGCCTCAACAAGGCGCTCACTGTTGATCCTCGCAATGTTGAGGGTTTGGTTGCACGAGGAGCATT ATATGCAAATAGCGGAAGTTTCAAGAAGGCGATTGACGACTTTGAAACAGCCTTGAAATTAAATCAGACGCATGCAAATGCTCGTAAATATATGGCGGAAACGTTGGTTGCGCTCGGACGCAGTTACGAAgacgaaaaaaaatatgaagaggCTCAAAAAGCATATGAAAATTGTTTGGCGATTGCGCCGTATCATGAAGAAGCGCGAAGTTCCATTGACTACATAAAATCTAAGACTCTCACAGCGTCACTAAATCCCCTGGATACATTTAAAAGTTTCGAAGCTGAGAATGACGTTGCAGAAAAcaagaaagacaaaaagaagcgcaagaaagagagaaaatctAGATCAAAGAAGAGACAAAGATGGAGCTCCAGTTCGAGCTCTTCATCCACCGGATCTTCAACCTCTTCGAGTTCTGATTCGAGCagttcgtcgtcgtcgggaaGCTCACGATCGGCATCCCGGTCACCAAACCGTAAACGCAAACATAAGAAAGATCATCGCAGTTCACTTTCGCCACTTAGCAAGCGGATGGCCCAATATAACAATCCTCCCGCTGCGACTGCTACCACTCACGATACTATCGCACCGGCCTCTTATACTGCAAATACACGCGAGAAAATGGACGACTACGAAATTAAAGTTCGCAAGTTTCTTGAACAAACTAAGGACGATTCTGATTATGAAGATAAG GTAAGAAAATTCCTGGAAGAAACAGCAAGatggaagagagaaagggaaaaggaaaagaaacatTCCGAGAGcgaaaaaatgaagaaaaagaagaagaaagagaagaagggAAAAGATAAGGAAAAGGAGGACAAGAAGAGtcgaaaaaagaagaagaaggaagaaCGGAAAAAGCGTAAAAATAAGGACAAACTCGAACGAGATTTAGAAGCgttaaaaaaatcatcattACCGGACTTGGAACAGTTAGAGTCTAAACTCAATGCTTATTATGCGAAAGTTGAAAAAGACTGTGCGGCACTTAAAAG CACCGCGGAGAAGTTCACTGAAAGTTCACGCAGAGAGGAGGAGCTGCgcagagagagggaaagagagagagatgaagcTTCGAAAGCGTATCACGAGCGAGAATCCAGGTTACCGATGACTGCGCAACAAAGAAAAG AAATCCAGAGGAAGCCACTAACAGACATATTTGAACAAGAATCTCAATTGATTCATCCCGAACCGAAACTCCCTACATTAGACACTGCTGCGTTAAATGCAAAGTGGAAGGCTGCGCAAGCTGCTAG AAAAAATGATGTTCCTCCGCAAAAATGGCAAGATGTCCAGTCGGACAAGAAGTTACAGTCTAATGTCTTCGTGGATAGCGACGAGGACGATGACAATGAATTGGAGGAAAGATTGCAACGTGCGGCTCTTGAAAAATCTATGAATATTCGGAAGCAAATGCAACGCGAACTTGCTGAAAAAAGAGCGCCACCGCCGCAACCTACACCGACACCACCGCCGTTGCCGAAAGAACCTCCAATACCAAAGCAAGCACCCGTCAAATATCCGACACCGCAAccacaaaataaatttcaatcatACAAAGATTCCACTATGTCCATGTCACAAACTACACCGACTAAATTCGGCTCTAGCAACAATTTGGGCGGCAAATTCCAACCGATTGGCCAGAACAGCGGAACTGGGCATCCGCCGGAACCACCGCGTCCTCCGCCAACTACAAAGACTCAAGCCAAAGGTCCGAGAACTGATTCCGATAGTGAAGCTGAACGAGGTCATCGACAATCTCCGAAGAAACGCGAATCGAGCAGTAGGGGCGGCATGAATAAGCGTATGAGCAGAGATCGTCCGGGGAAGCGTTCGCGTAGTCGGTCTCGCAGTGCCTCTAGTTCCGGATCATCTAGATCTCGATCGCCGAGACGCAGTCGCTCTCGTTCATATTCGAATCGACGATCTGGAAGTTATGAAAGGAAGTACAGCAGATCTCCTACGTACAGCCGATCGCGATCACGATCTAGATCCAGATCGTCGTACACTAGAAGTCGTAGTCGCAGTAGATCGAACGATCGAGGTTATTATCGCAAGAGACAGTTCCGGCCATACAACAATCGTGGCACGTACTACAAGCCACGCTTTCAAAACTTTAACAATCCAAATCATCGTGGAGGTAACAATTTCCAGAATCGAAATCGCTTCTACAACAATCAGCACAATAATCGTTTTGGCAATCGTCGCGGTGGTTTCAACAATCGCGGTGGTCGTGGCGGTCGCGGTAATCGTGGCGGCAGATTCTTTCATAACAAACAAGGCTTCCGTGATTTTCGTGACAGGCGGGACTTCAGGGACCGTCGTGCCTCGTCGCGCGATCGATACAGTGATCGCAGCTATTCACCCGATCCGATGAGAAAGGTTGACGAAgcgaaggaaaaaataaacaagatgCTCGAAGGAGGTGATGACGGTGAACATCAGCAAGGTAACAGCGGTGGCTCCTCGACCGTGCCACCTAACAAGAGACAAGCTGGACCCTTGAGCGAAGGAGAAGAGAGGGACGATGACGACTATGAGAGgtggggagagggagaggggggcgATGCAGCCAGTACCAAG AATGAACCTGTTGACGATAACCTGGACGGCAAGGAGTACTTCATTGAGCGCATGAAACAGCGAAGCAAGAACGTTTTAATGCAGAGAGCCATTGCAGCTAAGATTTGGTAG